One part of the Candidatus Bathyarchaeota archaeon genome encodes these proteins:
- a CDS encoding sulfide/dihydroorotate dehydrogenase-like FAD/NAD-binding protein: MAKILEKMVLGPGIKSLVIDSPLIARKSRPGQFVVLRISEKGERIPLTIADWNSERGTIKIVFQEVGKTTKHLGSMSVGDEIIDIVGPMGQPSEIKFYGTVAIVAGGVGVAEAYPIARALKSIGNRVIAIIGARSKDLLVMAEEIKEVVDELFLTTDDGSMGRWGLVTDQLRDILSEGMTINRVITIGPVIMMKAVSEITRKFNLPTIASLNPIMIDATGMCGGCRVYVGGETKFTCIDGPEFDAHKVDFDLLILRLNMYKDKEQIADKVCV, translated from the coding sequence ATGGCAAAAATACTTGAAAAGATGGTGCTGGGGCCGGGGATAAAGTCTTTAGTGATCGATTCCCCCCTTATCGCAAGGAAGAGTAGACCCGGACAATTTGTAGTCTTGCGAATCTCAGAGAAAGGAGAGAGAATTCCATTGACGATAGCAGACTGGAATTCTGAAAGGGGGACCATCAAAATAGTGTTTCAGGAAGTTGGAAAAACAACTAAACATCTAGGCAGTATGAGTGTGGGAGATGAGATAATAGATATAGTTGGACCGATGGGGCAACCTTCAGAAATCAAATTTTATGGAACAGTAGCTATAGTTGCTGGAGGCGTTGGAGTCGCAGAGGCATATCCTATTGCCAGAGCTCTAAAGTCTATAGGCAATAGAGTCATAGCAATAATTGGGGCTAGAAGCAAGGATCTGCTGGTAATGGCGGAGGAAATAAAGGAGGTTGTCGACGAACTTTTTTTAACGACTGATGACGGGTCGATGGGTCGATGGGGTCTTGTAACCGACCAGTTGAGAGATATCTTGAGTGAAGGAATGACCATAAACAGGGTGATAACCATCGGACCCGTAATTATGATGAAGGCCGTATCTGAGATTACTAGGAAATTTAATTTGCCTACCATAGCGAGTCTCAATCCAATAATGATCGACGCTACAGGAATGTGTGGTGGATGTCGAGTCTATGTTGGAGGTGAAACAAAATTTACGTGCATTGACGGCCCTGAGTTCGATGCTCATAAGGTTGATTTTGACCTGTTGATTCTTAGACTCAACATGTACAAAGACAAGGAACAGATTGCCGACAAGGTATGTGTCTAG
- a CDS encoding DNA replication complex GINS family protein, which yields MERDVSVDDARIKIESSFISIRVLRDVPELFFSGNALGPLKEGQEIEVPRWMASEFIRYRMAKILNDKPLDVAELTKIHWRESIPGSRELPPLDYDFYHKLRSLIKDLAVREEYDHPNKPTIYRILTQAKDIITCRIRKILNLAAAPLPSGVLLERIALEERILYNRISCVIDEWRKAILPMEGEG from the coding sequence ATGGAAAGAGATGTAAGCGTCGACGACGCTAGAATAAAGATAGAATCCTCATTCATCAGTATAAGAGTCCTCCGCGATGTTCCTGAACTCTTCTTCAGCGGGAATGCCTTAGGTCCATTAAAAGAGGGACAGGAAATTGAGGTGCCACGTTGGATGGCAAGTGAATTTATAAGATACCGAATGGCTAAGATCCTGAATGACAAACCTCTAGACGTAGCTGAACTCACAAAGATACATTGGAGGGAGAGCATTCCAGGATCGAGAGAGTTACCACCACTGGATTATGATTTCTATCATAAATTGAGATCCCTCATCAAAGATTTGGCTGTGCGTGAAGAATATGACCACCCAAATAAACCAACTATTTATAGGATTCTAACTCAGGCGAAGGATATAATAACATGCCGAATTCGTAAGATACTTAATTTAGCGGCGGCACCCTTACCGTCTGGGGTCCTACTTGAAAGGATTGCTTTAGAGGAGAGAATCCTCTATAATAGGATTAGCTGTGTAATAGATGAGTGGAGGAAGGCGATTTTACCTATGGAGGGTGAGGGGTGA
- a CDS encoding DEAD/DEAH box helicase, with the protein MKVSEIEIPEQLKAILERAGYENLYPPQIEAIRAGALKGKNILLASPTASGKTLVAELCIIHNILKDRGKSLYLTPLRALANEKYEEFQKYNSLKKSNGENITVAISTGDFDSADEWLGRYDIIVSTNEKVDSLLRHKATWMNEIRTIVADEIHLLTDQDRGPTLEITLTKLMKLNPEAQLLALSATVSNADDIARWIDGVAITTDWRPVPLREGVYYGGEILFKDGSAKKISLNTGRESLDIALEVVHEGGQVLVFTETRRASVEYGRNAANALSKELSDSQRSRLNTIAKKIMTSGEKTRLSELLAQQVRWGAAFHHAGLTGTHRKLVEDSFKSGMIKILAATPTLASGVNTPARAVLITSYRRYDPGCGRNPISVLEYKQLSGRAGRPKYDMFGEAILIAKTYEEREHLIERYVCGEPEKVWSKLSIENVLRPHVLSTIASGFAYTEGGLYEFFSKTFHAQQYDLKSLKLKVGRILKFLFEEGMVEPIKDVLSPTKFGRRISELYIDPLSAVIIRDGLHRRPSKLTDLSLLQLVSCTPDISPKLYPRGREASRLSAYAEEHYDELIFKPTNSSHDMLIYDRDYDDFLSELKCVAVLQDWIEEMSEDHILERYRVEPGDLLRLTQTAEWLLYATYELARLFEHNDLLRKLTVLRARVRSGVKEELVPLVQIEGVGRVRARILYNNGFRTMADIRRASLSSLTALPTIGTAIAKKIKVHLG; encoded by the coding sequence TTGAAGGTCAGTGAAATAGAAATCCCCGAGCAACTCAAGGCAATACTAGAAAGAGCTGGATACGAAAACCTCTATCCACCTCAGATCGAAGCCATCAGGGCAGGTGCACTTAAAGGTAAGAATATTCTACTTGCGAGTCCAACTGCAAGCGGCAAGACCTTGGTAGCTGAACTATGTATAATCCATAATATTTTGAAAGACCGTGGAAAATCACTTTACTTGACTCCTCTGCGTGCCCTAGCTAACGAGAAGTATGAGGAATTTCAGAAATATAACAGTCTGAAGAAGAGTAACGGCGAAAATATTACAGTTGCGATCTCAACTGGAGATTTTGACAGTGCAGACGAGTGGCTTGGAAGATACGACATCATAGTGTCTACAAACGAGAAGGTAGACAGTCTACTTAGACATAAGGCGACTTGGATGAATGAAATCAGAACAATAGTTGCAGATGAAATACATCTTCTAACTGATCAAGATAGGGGGCCGACACTCGAGATAACTCTGACTAAGCTTATGAAGCTCAACCCAGAAGCTCAGCTCCTGGCGTTGAGCGCAACCGTCAGCAACGCTGATGACATCGCCAGATGGATAGATGGGGTCGCTATAACTACTGACTGGAGGCCGGTTCCACTGAGAGAAGGTGTATACTATGGTGGGGAGATCCTGTTCAAAGACGGCTCCGCAAAGAAGATTTCACTCAACACGGGCAGAGAGTCGCTAGATATAGCTTTAGAGGTTGTTCATGAAGGTGGCCAAGTGTTAGTATTTACTGAGACTCGGAGGGCATCTGTTGAATATGGAAGGAACGCGGCAAACGCTCTATCGAAAGAGCTATCAGATAGCCAAAGGAGTAGGCTCAACACTATAGCAAAGAAGATAATGACCTCAGGAGAGAAGACCAGACTTAGCGAGCTACTGGCACAGCAGGTAAGATGGGGAGCTGCCTTCCACCATGCAGGACTGACAGGGACTCATAGAAAGCTTGTTGAGGACTCATTCAAGTCAGGCATGATAAAGATTTTAGCTGCAACCCCAACACTTGCTTCAGGGGTGAATACACCAGCTCGAGCAGTGTTAATAACTAGCTACCGAAGATACGACCCAGGATGCGGTCGTAACCCAATCTCAGTGCTCGAATATAAGCAGCTCTCAGGCAGAGCGGGGAGACCAAAATATGACATGTTCGGAGAGGCTATCCTCATTGCCAAGACATATGAAGAACGGGAGCATCTTATAGAAAGATATGTATGTGGAGAACCCGAGAAGGTCTGGTCGAAGCTTTCTATTGAGAATGTTCTTAGACCACACGTGCTATCAACCATAGCGAGCGGCTTCGCCTATACTGAGGGGGGTCTCTACGAATTTTTCTCAAAAACTTTTCATGCTCAGCAATATGATCTAAAAAGTCTCAAATTGAAAGTGGGTAGGATCCTAAAGTTTCTCTTTGAAGAAGGCATGGTTGAACCTATAAAGGACGTGTTGTCGCCTACAAAATTCGGCAGGAGGATCTCTGAACTATATATAGATCCTCTCTCAGCTGTAATAATTCGTGACGGCCTACATCGCAGACCTAGCAAACTGACTGATTTAAGTTTACTCCAACTAGTCTCTTGCACTCCAGATATTTCACCCAAACTCTATCCCAGAGGTAGGGAAGCCAGCAGATTGAGCGCATATGCAGAGGAGCATTATGATGAACTTATCTTCAAACCAACTAATTCCTCACATGATATGTTAATTTACGATCGAGATTATGATGATTTTCTATCGGAGCTGAAGTGTGTAGCCGTTCTTCAAGACTGGATAGAGGAAATGAGTGAGGACCATATCCTTGAGAGATATAGGGTTGAGCCTGGAGATCTCCTAAGGTTGACGCAGACTGCTGAATGGCTCCTATACGCAACATATGAATTAGCAAGACTGTTTGAACATAATGATTTACTCAGAAAATTGACGGTTTTAAGAGCAAGAGTTAGGAGTGGTGTCAAGGAAGAATTGGTTCCACTCGTTCAGATAGAGGGTGTTGGACGGGTTCGTGCCAGAATATTATATAATAATGGTTTCCGTACAATGGCAGACATAAGAAGGGCTAGCTTAAGTTCACTGACTGCCCTACCAACAATCGGAACCGCTATTGCCAAGAAGATAAAGGTGCATTTAGGCTGA